aaaatcctttcaccattggaaagctgcaactgcactaagtgacataggctatgtatgtagtaCCACTGGCGAAGCCGCGGCGAACAACTAgccctactaatataataaatgcgaaagtttgtgaggatggatgtatgtgtatgtatgtttgttactctttcacgcaaaaactactgaaccgattgcaatgaaatttggtacatcgACACATTTGGTACATTGaacatctggaataacatataggcaactttctatcccgatattcctacgggacacggacttacgcgagtgaaacgcgaggcgcagctagtaattaatataattaataattcgcATTGCAAATTAAGTCTTTAATTACTAAAAGTTGTGTAGCCATGTCAGAATCAAGTGGTCTGTCTCGACCACCTAGGTTCCAAGTGTGAGCACTAACCTCTTCAGGATTAGAGTTCAGTTGCGTGGAGCAGGCGCGGTACCCCTCAAGGGCCTCCGCATTGCTGGGGTCCAGCTCTAGAGCCTTCTGGTACGCGTTCAGTGCTTTCGCATGTTGTTGCATACCCTGCGAATTTATAAGTATTCGATAAAGAATTGTTTGATCTGTAAAGACTgagaaaaatgatttttatgtaatataagacTGGATGAGAaaacgaatataaaaatgtatatatttgcaaCAATTTCATTTGGTGtggtacataaaattgttaaataaataaatatatttataaaaataaatggcatattcaatatttaatttaaatgaagtaaTTTGCCGCTTGGGACATTTTAGAATGAGATTAGATTTCAACTCAAAAAGATGaatgaaaactttaatattttgaaaaagcaaaaaaaaatatcggtattgttattttaactctagtttttaaaaaataaaaaaaacaagtatgttgacaattgtttaatataaaaacacaaataaatataaaaacatctgTGTCGCTATCTATGAATTTGATTATTCAAGTAAAAGAAACAGACAGATAAAAAACCACAGACCACAAGCCGtacctttcaaataaaaataataattttcaacttcctgtattcatattttggtttatatttaatgtaagatCTAATGTACTGAATTTTAAACCTAATCTACTCAATggaatacaaaaagaaaataataatatcaaaactgttatttataattacaattcatataaatatagataaatcaaGTGATACACTTCAATGAAAGTGCAGACGCATACAAgttatctatatctattatatccttctaacaatataaacgctaaagtttgtaagtatagatggacagatgtttgttattattttacacgaaaacagcttatcatatctgtatgtttgtttggtacagagatagataatAGTCTGTATTAGCACATCATAGGTTACTTCTTACCCGGGCAACACGCGAGTGACGCGGCGTGTTAcggctagtattataataaaacagtaaatttCATTTAGTTCCAGTAGTTAGAGCCCAAAACAAtggttaataaattgttattttgtttgtatgtgtcaataatgaataaaatacaggccagattttgacaaaattatacatttcaaaatagCTGGAAaagataactttttttataatctttcctcaccttttgaaattttttttttcttaaaaacgtACCTGCAAAATCTTCCCCTTCCGGATCCAGCCCTTGATGAACTTGGGGTCCAGTTTGCAGCACTGATCGCAGTCCTTGAGACCTAGATCGAACGCCGCCAGCTTGGTGTAGCAGGCCGCCCGGTTGGAGTACAGCTTGGCGTCGTCCGGGTTCCGCTTGATGGCCTCCGAGTAATGCTTCATCGCCGTACTGTAGTCGCCTGTAAATTGTATTGTccaaccgatttcaaataaaggAGGTCGTCAATTCCTTTATGGGTATATATACCTAAAAGGCACAAGTTCGAAACCCGCTTCATGATCGGAtatattctattctttatatatttctaaaatatttatttagatattattaacTACACCTAATCACCTCATCTGCTTATAGTATTGCGACTGACTGCAGGTCTTtgtcacaaaacaaaaatcttatatataaaattctcatgtcacaatgttagtctctatactcctccgaaacggcttgaccgattcctctgaaatttggtaagcatattgggtaggtctgagaatcggctaacatctatttttcataccactaaacgataagagtaagacagaacagcgtttgccgggtgcagctagtatagtatagattttaatgaGAATCTTTATTagcattacaaaaattacGAGTACACAACGCATTGAATATTCGATTTTACACATAACAAATCATTTGCACTGTTCGCAGGTTGTCCCACCCGTATTTATGGACACCAGTGTCAAAGGTGAGAGATTACACATGCCAGGAGGGTTTATGCTCGAAGCCTCCTGACGCGATACTTGGATTCTAAACATTTCCTTACGTGCTTATGTTGAAGTTATGTTCTCTGATTTGCATACATCCTCAATACGTGAAGTATAATCCTGGTAGACGTAAACACGTGTCGTTTTAAGAAAGAAAACCATAGGAGTAGGTGTCTTTTCTTACCGTGAATTGTTAAAGAATCTTTAAAATGGTACCTATATTAACTAAATTTGTCTATAGTCgacatacttataaaaataactttgtataatttgtattaacgTAAAGGTGTAggtatcacactatcacactaatattacaaatgtgaaagtttgtatatttggatgtttgtccgtcaatcacgctgataCTACTAAATggattttgacgaaatttcatatacagacagggtatgagctgacttgggtgataggatatttttatcccgattaaatgcccccttgggataaaatagtaattccgatatccgggcggagacggacaagcgtctagtatatatatagttatatatttccaactttatttgttattcatatacaaaaaaacagtGAATGGATCTAGCCGCTGTGTGGATAGGCAAATATAAACTGACCCCAACTTGTAATTCATACATATTCTATATgcttaaacattttacaattgaTGTAGAATTGTGCACAtttcatatacaaaattaactagcattgtttgtattttgtaacatTGTAACTACCGTTATCATACCAATAtgaattgcatttattatttactatcttGGTACTTAACCAGATGaacaattgcaataaatttataatcacatACTGCCaagtttgaatttataatggtAATTGTTTAAACATACACTCAAGACTTGTTTACTTGACTATACTGTCTGTCGAGGTGCTTTTTAATTGTTCATAGAAATTTTTAACGACTAtcttttgcctgcggcttcgctcgctGTTCGACGACAGAAGTTGCACCAcagtaatattagtatatgtCACTCTCTGACCCACTGAATATCTCCAGACACCAAAAACTTATCACAAAATGGCTCCATTGCATTGTgagagaaaaacaaacaaacaaagtcactttcacattcataataagATTAGTTCGGAGAATAGTCTAGAAAAGATCCAGTAATTAAACAACTCTTCAAATCAATCATATTCATATACAAAaaggaaaacatttttataaaaatatgtcttataacataattaaaagctACACACAAATAATTATCCTGGTTAAAAGAAACTTATTACCAAGCGTAACCTTAAAAAAGATTATCATAACGAAAAACCTCACCTTTTTTGAAATACTCATTCCCTAGCTCCTTCTCTTGCTCAGCCTTCACGGGATCCACATAGGCCTTCTTCTCCTCCTCTGCTATTCTCTTCTCCACTTCACTGAGCAGCGTCTTTATTTCAGGAGTGCGATGCTCAGACATGGACTTCTCGTAGTATGTCTTAGCTAACTTCCATTGCTCCATCTTTTTATAGGCATTACCTGAAATGTTGAATTGAAGATTAAAATTTCGTTTCAATctcttattttacttatacttTTACAGTTATGGGtggacaaacatacatacaaacaaccAAACATGCATACACTTATGCATAGACATatataacctccttttttaagttggttaaagtaacaaaaattaaaatttattaattaaaccgcactagctgcgccccgcggtttcacccgcgtaagttcgtatcccgtaagaatatcgggattgcctatatgttattccagttgtccagctgtctacataccaaatttcaatgcaatcggttcagtagtttttgcgtgaaagagcaacaaacgcacacacatccttaaaaaattttgcatttataatattagtaggatatatcaTAGCATTGTATCTCGGggctttattttgtatatcatAATGGGACAgttaacattttcataaaatgtaaatgagaATCactattgcaataaatttaacattaatatggCCCATTGTGTGAGTGTGACTCACATggctaatttattaatatgttattctgCTTCTGCataatacatttcatttattatattatacagtgatcataaaaagtaacatacttttatgttgtttaaatctttacattactaaaacattttttgattaatgttataatggtAAATGTTAACACTATCCTATGACAATTCCAAACTTACAAGACAGTTCTAAAAGCCTCTACAAGAAGtcttgttgaataaataaatgtttgatttttagtTGGAAGTAATATTTGCTAAAGCATAAACACATTTTggttaaataacatttaaatttacacaaattttAGCAAAACCTgaatatcctttttcttatattatattaattgaatatgagaattttttaaatccttttaaaatattctctgCTCACAGTAGCATGCTTTTTATAATGCTCATATTTCTCTCCCTTCCCtatatacgaaaaaaaattgttttcgttACTAGAAGACTATTCTcctaatatcataaacatgAAAGTATATGAGTaaggatggatgtttgtaattattttatacaaaaacagcTTATTGTGTCTGTATGCAATTgagtacagagatagattattgtctggattagcacataggttACCTTTTTACCCGATTATTACTTAAGTAGGGCACAGCTTACAGCTAGTACAATTATAAGAAAGAAGTACTCACCAATTCTTGTAAAGGCCTTGGCGattaatttgaagtcggctCTATTCTCCCTACCTATTTCAATTGCTTTCTCGCATTCCTTAATACACTTCTCATATTCTTTCTGTTCAAAATATACTGCTGCTAAGTTTGTTAGGAAAGTAATATCAGTAGGGTCATGTTCTATGGCCTTATTATAATGCTGGATAGCACAATCAAACTCTTTcttcttataatattcgttGCCTAACTCTTTCTCTTGGAGGGCGAGTCTACGATGCTCGGGTAAGTCTTCAGTTTTTGGTTTGGGTGGTTCTTCTTTCTTTGGTGGTGGGCCGGGCTTGGGTtctggagctggtgggtctaCGTCCATTGGAGAGCCGAGATTTGCTCCTAACATTACGCTTATTGTTGTTATGAGACGTTTGTCATCCATTTTCATGTCTAGGGAGTCGAAATTGTATGGGTTTAATCCAGAGCCCAATTTCTGCAAACACCAAAATAAATGTGACTTAGTatgcatttaaacaaaatgacgaacatagataacattttaaattatattatcaagtaCCTActgttgtaaaatatttcaagaagGGAAACATAACCACACctaataagtttttttcaaataagtatatatgtttcaaatattgctaattttaataatttggttCTATTTAAAGAATTCCCAATTTTGATTTTCAAGTCagatacaatgaaataataatgaaaactcACAATGGTTGATAATAAAGACTTACCTTGACCATATTCATATATTCCGGATCGTTTAGCCATTCCCTAGTCTGGGGGTTTGCCCGGAGCTTCTCCAATATTTGTTCTGTCCGTAAATTTACTTCTTCTGCTTGTTTCTTGACTTCTGCTAGTCCTGCAGCCAGTTGCTGATTACTTGGTTCAAGTTCTAGGCCTTTTTCATAAGCTTCGATAGCTTCTTTATGCATACCCAAGTATGCTAACGCACTGCCTTTTCTGGAGTAACCTTTGCTCCACGAAGGGTTCAATGACACGCATTTGTTAGCGTCCTCCAACGCCGCAGAATAATTACCGGCCTTAGCATGGGCAGCTGATCGATTACTGAATAAAACGTGGTTTTTTGGGTCGAAGTTTATACCTTCTGTATAATACTTAATCGCCTCATCGAAATTACCAGAGGCCAATGCCGCATTACCTTTTTCTTTCAATTGATTGacctaaaacaatattttattaataacaatgccGATTACATGCAAAAAACATTCAGTCGGCATAACCTTACCTGTTCCatgattatacaaaaattaacttgcaaataaaaagtaacgtAATCGCACTTATTTAACGTAAGTATcacttattatattgaattcgCGATTTACACTCTTTGTTCGTCGCGGTTTCCAGAGATCTagaaatagtataaattaacGAATGAACACTGACACTTTGAATTCGAGAAAATTCTCGCTTTTGGCgaatttcacatatttttgaGTATGGCAATTTAGCTATATTTatggaaaaagaaaatatttctgaATAATCTGTAATGAAACAGAGTAAAAATGGTCACGGAGAcagagtaaatattaaaatacagtatgtactagttatatttttaagctatGGTGtttgtgttatctgtggtttttaACTGTCCTAGCTAGTGTCACGCTAATCGCTATTTTGTAGCTTCgtgattgtaaattgtaatgtataatCGTTGTGGGGAATACCAAGTGACTTTGTGCTGATCGATGGTCGTTTGAGTATTTCCGTGGTGTATTAGAATAGGGCTGTGCGTTCCCGCTATTCCAGGTGACTCATCGAAGCTCTCCATACACTTGTCATCATGGACACGGATGATGGTGAATCTTCTAGCAGTGGACCTATGTCCAGCTTGAATAGCTTGTTTTCATTCACAAGTCCTGCTGTCAAGAAATTACTTGGGTGGAAacaggtattttaaaatttcacaaaacatGTTTAAACTTTCAACCGCGCTTTCTAgagtaataacatattaattatagtttcAACTAAATCAAACTACATGGTAATTAATACATGTCCTGTCCACGGTGCATTTAATGCTTTAGAAATccgaaaataaatttcgtatcaaaatttaatgttaattctGTGTGAAGCATAGTCTAAATTGTTACTTTTATGGATATtggtgtataatttttaacttacgtataaaatattaccataTTATCTTTAGAAACACAttgatataagaataaaattgatttttatatacattattatatatcaattgaGTAAGGAGTCAaatcaatgtaaaattaatttgagaaAATCTTGCCTGGGAAAACCCAAGCCTTATAATCAATAATCAGTTCACTTTTTGTTCACTTGATACTGTTATGTTAAGTGACAATAGGACAGTAGcagtattattgaaataaattgaatgagaatataatattcattttagttttaggaaagattcaattattataaatttaaatgctttaaatgATAATGAGGATAACTAATAAAGCTTTCTGGTATCActaaatattagaatataaagatattaatatatttataagtaataacaattaataaatgaattaaaaaataccagtcttttctaaaaaatacCAAAGCAAATTTGGGATCCTATGtgtattgcaaaataaaatgttatcaaagatattcaatattcaaatatttcgtTTAGAAAGTATTGCTTAGTAATGCTGAAAAATTTTAGTCTATCCAAATCTGACATAAAAGAATTATGTATAGCTccccttttaaaaataaatcgagaaatattatgtaatgatacattatttaaaacaaatgcttAAAACTTCTATTTGGTTTGAAAaactgaattataattttaatactgaaaaactaagaaaaaatatttataaagtgaaCAATAAAACCCCTTTCTTATTTTTACTGTATGTAGTtgataatctataaataaaagaaaggatattttgtttgtttatgcgTTATCAATAGCTTAAAATGAGTCAGTTTATTagcaattatttgtaaatttctcAGTACAGTGATTCATGTAATTctgtttagaaaataattgtgaatGAGTTATGTTTTGTCTGTGTTACTTTGAGCTAGCAAGAAATCAATTTAGTAATTAACGAGTGGTAAACCTATAAGATATATTCGTgaaataaaagctttaaataCCCTCTTGGTAAATTGTCTGATATGATTTGTTAGATTTTGTATGAGAATAAgtcttaaactatattttatacaccaaagtaataaaattattttcaatcatCTTCAATCCATATATcttcccactgctggaacaTAGGCCTCATATAAGGGTAATAATCAACCACtctggccaagtgcggtttggcagatgtcacatgtccgTTACAGACCTTAcccctctacaaatggattgctgacttttTGGGGAGggtttaagaaaggattggcgagaggaataaaggaaaggactgggaagggaaggaaaaggatatgagcctcctgctcccccactcaccgaacgaaacacagcagaatgctatttcacgccggtcttctgtgggggtgtggtacttccccggtgcgtgCTGTAGTTGCCacttagtttttaaatactatgtaataataacttGACACctaaacaattattgtattaaattcaaactatCAGCTGTTTGTAGCCACGTCCACCACAACACCTATAGTATTAACATATATGCCACTAACACACTTGCTAAAATAggaacatagggacagacagagaaagctactttgttttacactatgtagttatattgtttatctaCTTTTTCCACAtcacaatttacaattttaataaactatactCTCATTCACTTCAGGGTGATGAAGAAGAGAAATGGGCGGAGAAGGCAGTGGACAGTTTAGTTAAGAAGCTCAAAAAGAGGAAGGGCGCGATCGAGGAGTTGGAGCGGGCGCTCTCGTGCCCCGGGACACCTTCAAAGTGCGTCACTATACCGCGCTCCTTGGACGGGAGGCTGCAGGTAATAAACTAATGTTTTAACCTCGGAGGCTGTATAGAAGGGAATTGCTACCTATAGAGGTGAAACTTTTACAAGTACAATGGGAGAGGCtgcatgtttttatttttcttatgtgTGGTCAGGTATGTTATAGAATTAGCttatttacaaaagaaaatatgtttaatatagcagttttaaagatttaagtataaCATATGGACATAGGGATAGACAGTTCCCCGACAAGTGCTATatggaggtcttcaagagaagagtgaacaggtactttctagggaagcgcgttACATcttagcttaccatcaggcaagaTCATGGTCAAGTGCTAacccattaaaaaaaatgtagagagcattgtttaattaaagggtctttaaagttaaaatatgtgttttattatttttaattagcgatttatataatgtatgtgttttttttatatttattcagcttatatcaaattttgttattgcatAACAGCCAGTGCTTCAGCGCACTGAGCGAATGAGCCAGTTATAAAAGCAAACACTAGTGGtaatagacaatttttatCTTACAAAAATAACCCTGATAACAACATACATCTATTACTCTTCCAGGTATCTCACAGGAAAGGCTTGCCGCATGTCATTTACTGCCGAGTGTGGCGCTGGCCAGACCTTCAAAGCCACCATGAGCTCAAACCCCTCGAAATATGCCAATATCCCTTCAGCGCCAAACAGAAAGAGGTCTGCATCAATCCCTACCACTACAAAAGAGTGGAGAGTCCAGTGTTACCCCCAGTGCTGGTGCCGCGACACTCAGAGTTCGCACCAGGGCATTCCTTGCTCCCGTTCCAAAGGACTACGGAGCCAGCTATGCCGCACAATGTCTCGTACTCTGGCTCAGGGTTTCCACCATCAGCGAGTTCCGAGCTACCTGACACACCACCTCCAGCGTATTCACCACCCTCTGATGATACAGAACCTCCTGGCGAAGTAGCCCCAGTGTCATACCAAGAACCATTGTATTGGGCGTCCGTAGCGTACTATGAACTGAACTGCAGGGTCGGTGAAGTGTTCCATTGCAACTCGCATTCGGTGGTCGTTGACGGTTTCACCGACCCCTCGAATAACAGTGATCGTTTCTGTCTAGGACAGCTCAGTAACGTGAACAGGAACTCGACGATTGAAAACACGCGGCGTCACATAGGGAAAGGGGTGCATTTGTATTACGTAGGGGGGGAAGTGTACGCGGAGTGTTTGTCGGATGCGGCCATATTTGTTCAGAGTAGGAACTGCAATCACCACCACGGCTTCCACCCGTCGACCGTGTGTAAAATTCCGCCAGGTTGTTCGCTAAAGATATTCAATAATCGCGAGTTCGCTCAGCTGTTGTCGC
Above is a genomic segment from Zerene cesonia ecotype Mississippi chromosome 19, Zerene_cesonia_1.1, whole genome shotgun sequence containing:
- the LOC119834594 gene encoding stress-induced-phosphoprotein 1, with the protein product MEQVNQLKEKGNAALASGNFDEAIKYYTEGINFDPKNHVLFSNRSAAHAKAGNYSAALEDANKCVSLNPSWSKGYSRKGSALAYLGMHKEAIEAYEKGLELEPSNQQLAAGLAEVKKQAEEVNLRTEQILEKLRANPQTREWLNDPEYMNMVKKLGSGLNPYNFDSLDMKMDDKRLITTISVMLGANLGSPMDVDPPAPEPKPGPPPKKEEPPKPKTEDLPEHRRLALQEKELGNEYYKKKEFDCAIQHYNKAIEHDPTDITFLTNLAAVYFEQKEYEKCIKECEKAIEIGRENRADFKLIAKAFTRIGNAYKKMEQWKLAKTYYEKSMSEHRTPEIKTLLSEVEKRIAEEEKKAYVDPVKAEQEKELGNEYFKKGDYSTAMKHYSEAIKRNPDDAKLYSNRAACYTKLAAFDLGLKDCDQCCKLDPKFIKGWIRKGKILQGMQQHAKALNAYQKALELDPSNAEALEGYRACSTQLNSNPEEVRKRAMSDPEVQQILRDPAMRCILEQMQQDPQALQDHLKNPDIAAKIHKLLESGLIAIH
- the LOC119834595 gene encoding protein mothers against dpp, which translates into the protein MDTDDGESSSSGPMSSLNSLFSFTSPAVKKLLGWKQGDEEEKWAEKAVDSLVKKLKKRKGAIEELERALSCPGTPSKCVTIPRSLDGRLQVSHRKGLPHVIYCRVWRWPDLQSHHELKPLEICQYPFSAKQKEVCINPYHYKRVESPVLPPVLVPRHSEFAPGHSLLPFQRTTEPAMPHNVSYSGSGFPPSASSELPDTPPPAYSPPSDDTEPPGEVAPVSYQEPLYWASVAYYELNCRVGEVFHCNSHSVVVDGFTDPSNNSDRFCLGQLSNVNRNSTIENTRRHIGKGVHLYYVGGEVYAECLSDAAIFVQSRNCNHHHGFHPSTVCKIPPGCSLKIFNNREFAQLLSQSVNHGFEAVYELTKMCTIRMSFVKGWGAEYHRQDVTSTPCWIEIHLHGPLQWLDKVLTQMGSPHNAISSVS